CCGTCTGCCAAATGGAACACATTCTCGAGAGTTATTTCGACATTCTTCCAGACCTTACCAACAATCTGTCTTCGAATCGTCAGTTTTCTGCCCTGCTGTGGAGGCGTGTCCAGCTTGAGGACGGCCAATACCTCTTTCGAGAAGATGCGATCTAGCCCATCCCATTCTTCTGCCTTCTCGACCTCGAGAACTACTCGCATATCGATAGGCGTGTTGGTGCGCTTATCAAACCACAGCTCTGGAGTTGCCTGTTTCTCGACGTCGGTTGTAAGGTTTAGGTCGGCGAAGAACAGTTCCAACGCCTCTAGAATGTTGGACTTACCTGAGCCGTTCCGACCGATGAAAATAACAAAGTCACCGAGGTTTTCTAGCTTTATGTGGCGCAAGGAACGAAAGTTGCGGATTTCGATTTCTCTGATTCTCAAGAGCAGCCTCCAGGGCTAGAAGCGGACCGTGGGAACCGAGGACTAACACACGCAAGACGCGCTGCATGGTCGGGGGCTGCAACGGCCAACGATTTACGCTTATCGCTACGAGGTGTCAATTATCGCGCCGGGGGCTGCGACGTCAAGCGCTAATCGAGAAAAGAACTCGGCGGTTGGCCCGGCCTCTCCGAGGTGTGGGTGGCCCAACCGCCGGGTTCTCAGTCGCATTTTGGCCGGTGTTGGGCACACCAATCCTCGACAGCGGGTAGATCAAAGATATGGAACTGAGTATTTGTCAATTCTCGCAATGCGAGGAATGCGGCAGCTACCGCGTGTGCATTGCCCGAATGGCGGATGACTTCCACTACCCCTTTCACGGTTGTTGGCGCTGGGGTAATCCAATTATCCAGCATCTTTTTTCGGGCCTCTCCAGAGGGCACCCCTTCGATGAGGACATTTTCGTAATCGGCCCCTATCATTCTGATGGTGGACTTGGCGTACTCTCGAACGGCTGGGTTCGGACTCTCCGCCTTCTTAGTCAACGTGTCGAGTGCAGGGCGAAACCCTAACCTGAGACGGGCACCCGCGTTAGAGATTTCGCCCGTCTCGGTGATTTGATCCTGGAGGATCTTCATCCTCTGGGCAAGATTTTGATTAATTTCGCGCTCAACGGCGGTGCCTACCTTCTCTTTTGCTGCGCGCTCAATCAATTGCTGCACGTTGCCCTTTTCAAACGCTTCGTCGATGCGTTTCTGAGCTTCAGAACGAGCGATTGTAGCCGCCTCGCTCTCAATCTTTGCAATCTGACGATCTGCGCCGCTCTTTGCTGCGGCGATGGCGTCGGTTGCTTCCGTTTTCACCTCCGAGACGTTTTTCCAGATCAACAATCCGACCGCTGCGAGCACGACGCCAATAGCGATGTATGTCAGCTTTACGAGTTTCTCGAAGTATGCATTCAGGCTTCTGTATTCGACTTCTGCCACAGAAGGCGCGGAGTGCTCCGTCGGGGTTTCTGGCGCGTTCCCGGTGTCAGCCATGTGCTGGCATTCTAGCGACTCAGGAGGGTGAAGGAAAGAACTGGCACCGGTGGTGGCCCTCGTTAAGAGGGAAGGCGGGCGGGTGGCCTGTCCTTCCAAGAATAAGCGTTCTCCATCCTTCCAGCTTCAGTTGGCCTGACTAATGAAAGCCTTCCAAGAGCCAACGTCGAAGTGTCGGAAATCCGAATCTTAGGCATCTCCAACACCAGTTGAAGTACCGATCTGGATAGTTGTCCCAGTACCCAGGCAGGACAGGACCGGGTCGGTTATTGAAGGCGAGATCGATCCAAACGAGAACGTAGAGAACCGGGTAAACGAACGGGTGAAGGATGAGGATAGCTATGCTAACCAATAGACCAACCCCCGCGAGCCACCACCAAATGTAAGCTACCCAAAGAGCACCCAATACGAGAACAACAACGAGTCGAAGCGCAAACCCGACCTGCTTCCGAAATTCCGGTACTCGGCTCTCCATAGGCTTTGAGCGCGATGCGCACCTCCTTTGCACGTGCGGTCCCGGAGCCCAATTGGCAGACTTCCGTATTCATAGACTCCCTACTTCGTGAGGATAAGGACGAAGAGCAATTTGTTCTGTTTTCGGAACAACGATGGGCGGGTGGCCCAGACACGTGAGAGGTGGCCCACACGAACGCAGCCCATGGAATCGCCGACATCGCCGGAATCGCCGGGAACGCCCCTTCGACTCCGCTCAGGGCAGACTGTGGCAGGCTACTTCCAGCCGCCGGCTGCGCGAGAGGTCTGTGGTCGGCCCTCGTCAAATCACCCCCTGAAATTCAAATGCCCCTGGCCTCTTCCTTTCGTCCCGGCCCGCCACTTTTCTTGCGTTTTCTTCTTCACCTCGTTCAGAAAGATAGCGAGGACACCCAGCAATTGGACAGATACAACCAGGAGAACCTCGTCCTCACGCCCTTCGCAAAGTCGGCTCCAGCTGCCCGCGAGAAACCAGAAAAAGAGCCAAGGTACGGCGAGTATCAAGAGTATGCCTGCCGCCTCATAGGAGGCTTGTCGCCAGTCTTCTCTGTCGGCTTCTAGCCATGGGTCAAGCCACATGCCTCCACCTCCAGTCGGTTCTAAACCTCACAAGGGCGGTGAGCAAGCCTTTTGGACAGTGGCGGGTGGCCCTCGATAAGAGCGAAGGCGTTGTCAAGAGACACGTAACCGGTTCGGTGCGCAAGCACCGAGTTGTTCGTCCGTGGAGTGAGGTCTGAAGCCGTCTGGCAGATTCCACGTTACGAATCATCCTGCGGTCGTTGCACCAACCATCGATTCGGGCCTGACTGCGCCCATGATTCTTCTATGCGGACATCCCGCCCTGGTGCGGGATGCGAGAGCGCCCAATCAACACCTACGGCCTAGCTTGCGCCGGCCAGGGCCACCCGCGGGCTGCTCTCGATGGCAACGCTCTCCGGATGCGGGTTCTTGTTTCTCAACATCCAGTAGAGCTTGACCGCCAACTTGCGCGCCGCCGCCACCTTGGCCACCTGTTTCGGGCGGCAGTGGCAGCGGTGCAGATAGTCGCGACGAAACTCCGGGTCGTAGCGAATCGCGGTATGCGCCGCCTCCACCAGCAGCATGCGCGTCATGCGGTTGCCCTGTTTGCTGATCGCTCCCAGCTTCTGCCGCCCCGCCGAACTGTGCTCGCGCGGGATCAGTCCCAGGTAGCTGGCCACCTGCTTGCCGCGCGGGAAGCGGGCGACGTCCCCGATGGTCAGCACGAAGGCCAGCGCCGTGTTCGGTCCCACTCCCGGCTGGGTCATCAGCAGACGGGCGCTCGGGTCCTGCTGGGCGGCCTCGGCCACCGCCCGATCCAGCGGTGCGATCTGCTGGTCCAACGAAGTCAACAATCGGAGCAGGTCTTCCCGCCGCCGCGCTGCCCAGGGCGCCAGCGGCAGCGCTCGCAGCGTCTCCATCCCGGCCTCGCTCCACAGCCTGCCTTTCTTCTGCACTCCCTGGTTCATCGCCAAGTGCTGCAGACCGTTCTTCACCCGGGCGCGGATCTCCACCAGCTTGTGGCGATGGATCAGCAACTGCCGCAAGTCGCGCGCCGCGCGGTCCGGCACCCACAACCGCGGAAAGCGCCCTTCCACCAGCAGCTTCAGGATGTGCGCCGCGTCCCGCCGGTCGGTCTTCTGTTTCCGCACGTAGCTGGCCCGGATCTGGGCCGCATCCCCGATCCACACCTCGTGCCCCAGCTCCGTGAGCAGGTCCTGCAGCCAGTGGCAGTTGCCCGTCGCTTCCATCCCAATCAGAGCCGCTCCCGTCAGCGACCGGTAAAATCGTTCCGCCTCGCCGTCGCCATGCACCAGCTTCCGCTCCCCCGTCTCCCCGCTCTCCGGGTCCAGCCAGCAAATATGTTCCCAGCTGGGATGAAAATCGCATCCTATAATCAGCATCGAAGGCTCCTTCTTCCCCAGCGTCTTCAGACCTCAATCCAAAGACACGCTAGGGTAACGTCGGAGCCTTCGCTCTTATCCAATCAACGCTTCGGACCCGGCTTAGAATAGTTTGAGGGGCTTCGGACGGAGGCCAAATGCAATACCAGCAACCGGCCATGTACAAGATCGTACCCAGCGGCGATTACCTGCACGTTATTTGCGAGAAATGCGGCGAGGCTTGCGAGCTTGATTTCAAAGGGATGGAACCCTCAGTGCCACTGATTGAGATCACCTGCCCGAAGTGCGGCACGTCAGGGGAATGGAAGCTGTGGCGCGGGGGCATGGGATTCTTCAGGATTGAAAAACGGCGCGCCAGGAAAGCAAATTAGTGCGGAAGCCCGGCGGGTGGCCCAGGGGCGCTTACGCATACGGCAAAACCAGGTAGTGGTGCAGTTTGACGTGGCGGGAAGTCGTGGGAGGTGACAGGATGGTCCCATGCCCAAAAAGAAAATGCCCGCCAAACGGGGCAAGCGGGCGCTGGCCTGGCTGGAATCGTCCGGCTTCATCGGCTGGAGCTGTAAGGGCTGTTGGTGGCTACGCCCGTCCCGAAGCTTTCTAGCTGCCGCCAAAACGCCCTCGCGGGACACTCAAGATGCATTCAATAAGCACGATTGCAATCGGTATCCGAAGCACGCGAAAAAGCGCAAGGACTCCAGCCAAGCCGCTGCGCCAATCGTTCCCGAAGCGACGAAGCACTAGGCCTTAAGTTCCTCCTCAAATCGTGGGAGGCCCAGACAAGTGAGGGGGTGCCCCACACGGGCGCAGCCCCTGGGATCGCCGGAATCGCCTGAATCGCCGGGAACGCCCCTTCGGCTTCGCTCAAGGCAGGCTAGAAACCGGGGCTGCCCTTCCGCCGCCCGCTGCGCGGGCTCCCGATTCCACGAATTCCTCTGTGCGCTCCGTGCCTCTGTGGTGAGATTTTCTTCGTGCCCTTCGTGCCTGCCCTTGTGTCCTTTGTGTTGAATCTTTGATTTTTCTAGTTCCTACCGCGTCCTCTGCGCCCTCTGCGGTGAAATGGTTGTCGGTCGTTTGCTGTGCGTGTAGTGCGTCTCTGTGGTGAGATTTCCTTCGTGCCCTTCGTGCCTGCCTTCGTGTCCTTCGTGGTGAGGCGTGTTGCCGACGACTTTTCTCTGCGCGCTCCGTGCCCCTGTGGTGAGCTTTTCTTGACCGCCGGCTCCGGATATACTTATAGCTCCCAGCTATTGCAAGAACTTTATTTTTCCTCCTCCTAACCCCCTGATTCCACACGTCTTTCCACTGCCCCATTCAGCGGACCTTCCTCTCCACAGTGCTACTCTGGATGTGTCGGGTGCATTTCCGCCCAGCTACTAGCTACCAGCTACTAGCTACTGCTCTTTGACATATCTGACATATTTCCGCCCCTAACTCCTTTGTTTCGACATATCGAGGGGGAGGGGGAGGGGGGCCTGATCTGTCGCGGCTCGCCTCTGCGTCTTCTCAGCGGCCTTTCTGATACTGCTCGACGAGTTGGCGGATGCGGATGGCGTCGGCCTTGGTATGGCCGTGGCTCAGGATAGGATTTGTCCCGCCGCTGGAATCGATGCGGATGTTCGACCAGAAGATCCCGGTGCTGATCTGCACCGAAGCCACCTTATCGATGGCGATGCTCTCTTCGGTCTGGCCGAACAACCTGGGCTTGATGCGCAGGACATGTTCCGGGTCCACCTCGATGCGGGTGGGGAAAATCAGATTTCCGTGGGTCAAGCGGCTGGCGGTGAAGCATTCGACGGGCATGAGCACCTTTTTATCCGAGTGCGCGCGGGATCGCAACCAAGATCGAGTGATTGGGTGATCGAGTGATCGGGGAATTGGAATGGCGAAAGGATCCCATCGCGCGGGCTACTCGCTGCGGAGGTCCACCACCAGCAGCGCACTGAGCAGGACGACGATCAGCACCATGGCGGCAAAAGATGCCGAGAGAAGTTGGTCTACGACGGTAAGCAGATCCACGGAGACCTCCGATCAACGAGTCACCGGCGAATTCATCGGCCGAGCCGGGTGGTCCCGTTCAGCTCGAGAAGGGAAGCAACACATGCCGCCAGCAGCGACAGGCAGGAGTACGTGGAGCCGAGGTAAACCGCCTCGTGGAGCGCCGTCACCAGGCGTGCCCCCACCGCCGACATCGGGACCCGGGTTCTGAGCAGCTCCAGCATGTGCCTTCCTGATGGCGTAAACCCGGAGATTGCGCAGAAAATGTAAAGATTTGTAATCCTGGCGGGTGAGCCACCCCGGAAGAATCGCCGGGACCGCCGGGATCGGGGGATCGGGCCAACGGTTCATGTGGGAACGCTACCGCGGAGCGGCGCCAGTCGGTGTGGTCGCACGTTTTCCGCGAGCTG
This genomic stretch from Terriglobia bacterium harbors:
- a CDS encoding IS110 family transposase produces the protein MLIIGCDFHPSWEHICWLDPESGETGERKLVHGDGEAERFYRSLTGAALIGMEATGNCHWLQDLLTELGHEVWIGDAAQIRASYVRKQKTDRRDAAHILKLLVEGRFPRLWVPDRAARDLRQLLIHRHKLVEIRARVKNGLQHLAMNQGVQKKGRLWSEAGMETLRALPLAPWAARRREDLLRLLTSLDQQIAPLDRAVAEAAQQDPSARLLMTQPGVGPNTALAFVLTIGDVARFPRGKQVASYLGLIPREHSSAGRQKLGAISKQGNRMTRMLLVEAAHTAIRYDPEFRRDYLHRCHCRPKQVAKVAAARKLAVKLYWMLRNKNPHPESVAIESSPRVALAGAS